From the Anaeromyxobacter dehalogenans 2CP-1 genome, the window CTCCCCTCAACGCCGCTCCCCCACGATCGCGAGGTCGTACGGCTCGCCCCCGACCTCGAACAGCCCGACCTGCCGCTGGGCGGTGAGATCGATCACCGAGACGGCCCGCCGCTCCGGCAGGAGCGCGAAGACCAGGTTCTGCATCGCGTCGAAGGCAAGGAACGACGCCCCACCTCCCACGTCCACGCCGCCGAGCGGCACCAGCGAGAACGGGTCGTAGATCGCGAGCACGGGGCTGCCGGACTGGGCGACGTAGAGCAGGTCCGTCCGCGGATCGACCAGGATCGCCGATGCGCCCAATCCGACGAACAGCCGGCCCGCGGGCGTGAGCTCCGGGAGCGTGTAGATGGACAGGTAGGCAGAGCCGGCGTGGACCACGAACAGGCGGGAGCCGCTCCGGTCGAGGTCGCCGCGGAGCGGCTCGGGCTCCGTCGTCGCCGAGCCGACGGCGGCGCGGCGCGTGACATCGAGCGTCGTCACCGTGTTCGACCGCCGTCCGAACACGTAGGCGCGATGGCGCGGTGGGTCGAGCCGAAGCGACCAGGGCTCCTCCCCCACCGCGACGCGGCCGATTTCCACGCGGGCGCTGGTGTCCAGGAAGGACACCGTGCTCGAGCGCCGGTTCACGGTCAGCAGCGTCCGACCGCCGTCGACCAGGGCGACGTCGTACGGACCGTCGCCGGGACGCAGCCGGATCGGCTCGCGGACCTGGCCGTTGGTGAGATCGAGGACCTCGATCCGGTCCTCGAGGGAGAGCGCCACGTACGCGAGGTTCGCGCTCTCGTCCATGGCGACCCCCGCCGGCCCCATGCCCGTGGCGATCGCCGCCGTCACCTGGCGCTCGTATCGATCGAAGGCGATGAGTGCGTTGTCCGCAGCGCTCGCGCAGTAGCCGAGCCGCTGCGGGTGGGTGGCCTCCGGTGCCACCAGCGAGAAGCGCGGCGCGAACGCGACCTCGTCGCCGGGGGGCTGCGCCTCCCGCATGATCAGCCACAGCACCTGGGCGCGCCCCGGCAGCACCGTGAACGATCCGGTCACCTGGACCGCCTCGGAGCGGACCAGCAGGTCCGACGGGCCGTCCGGCGTCTCGATGCGCGCTCGGCCGACGTGGAGACGGAACCCGGAGTAGGTCCCAGCCGCGAGCCGGCCCTGTGCGAGGAGCCGCTGCCGGCCATGGCCTTCCCTGTCGACCTCCGAAAGCACCGCCCGGATCGGCTGGACACCATCCTCCCCCGGTCCGAGGGCGTCGACCCCTGCCAGACCGAAGGTGACGTTCTCGACCTCGCGCGCGAGCGGCTGCAGGTACACGTACAGCTCGCCGTCAGCC encodes:
- a CDS encoding YncE family protein → MIRHRRAALALLLAVGGSGCSAVRARSTNPGPLGADGELYVYLQPLAREVENVTFGLAGVDALGPGEDGVQPIRAVLSEVDREGHGRQRLLAQGRLAAGTYSGFRLHVGRARIETPDGPSDLLVRSEAVQVTGSFTVLPGRAQVLWLIMREAQPPGDEVAFAPRFSLVAPEATHPQRLGYCASAADNALIAFDRYERQVTAAIATGMGPAGVAMDESANLAYVALSLEDRIEVLDLTNGQVREPIRLRPGDGPYDVALVDGGRTLLTVNRRSSTVSFLDTSARVEIGRVAVGEEPWSLRLDPPRHRAYVFGRRSNTVTTLDVTRRAAVGSATTEPEPLRGDLDRSGSRLFVVHAGSAYLSIYTLPELTPAGRLFVGLGASAILVDPRTDLLYVAQSGSPVLAIYDPFSLVPLGGVDVGGGASFLAFDAMQNLVFALLPERRAVSVIDLTAQRQVGLFEVGGEPYDLAIVGERR